One Pongo abelii isolate AG06213 chromosome 12, NHGRI_mPonAbe1-v2.0_pri, whole genome shotgun sequence DNA segment encodes these proteins:
- the C1D gene encoding nuclear nucleic acid-binding protein C1D isoform X1, translating to MAGEEINEDYPVEIHEYLSAFENSIGAVDEMLKTMMSVSRNELLQKLDPLEQAKVDLVSAYTLNSMFWVYLATQGVNPKEHPVKQELERIRVYMNRVKEITDKKKAGKLDRGAASRFVKNALWEPKPKNASKVANKGKSKS from the exons ATGGCAGGTGAAGAAATTAATGAAGACTATCCAGTAGAAATTCACGAGTATTTGTCAGCGTTTGAGAATTCCATTGGTGCTGTGGATGAGATGCTGAAGACCATGATGTCTGTTTCTAGAAATGAGTTATTGCAGAAG ttGGATCCACTTGAACAAGCAAAAGTGGATTTGGTTTCTGCATACACATTAAATTCAATGTTTTGGG TTTATTTGGCAACCCAAGGAGTTAATCCTAAGGAACATCCAGTAAAACAGGAATTG GAAAGAATCAGAGTATATATGAACAGAGTCAAGGAAATAACAGACAAGAAAAAGGCTGGCAAGCTGGACAGAGGTGCAGCTTCAAGATTTGTAAAAAATGCCCTCTGGGAACCAAAACCGAAAAATGCATCAAAAGTTGCcaataaaggaaaaagtaaaagttaA